From the genome of Colletotrichum destructivum chromosome 10, complete sequence, one region includes:
- a CDS encoding Putative zn(2)Cys(6) fungal-type DNA-binding domain-containing protein has protein sequence MSTSLRNIRPRGSATDDKSTSEDNALKSSKGRVACGQCRKLRQKCDTQRPSCGRCLSTKHDCIYEADLGETRMQGIRKANRQLRGEVNALKSLLERLKSADDDAKADIMARLAEDEPPEVILQRLKDGEGVLRKRKPGSSHVHDTFETEPSRRGPTTTTTTTTTTTTLKPTRATSIDGLVKLEEDNEPPLPPGIVPWHIDKMHYLLHRVQRIDINANSTDSQSHTHRLDGQEPRSETEEADEEQKNPQLLHAILAADREAQRRAKSSSTESLPPGAVEAFGNLPLSSAVRANYYPAAVQARQLLALQAEEYRLPSFIASDGSPLSGLFYSYRDAAMEMLSNGVPASQVLGPSDRIDLELFFRDREPHDAYDVHSWSCELLKNIEGYDIFVKLASVALYTTYMRVR, from the exons ATCGGCGACTGACGACAAGTCGACGTCCGAGGACAATGCACTGAAGAGCTCCAAGGGACGGGTGGCATGCGGGCAATGCCGGAAGCTGCGGCAAAAG TGTGATACCCAACGGCCGTCCTGTGGCCGGTGTCTGTCCACGAAGCATGACTGCATCTACGAGGCAGATCTCGGCGAGACGCGGATGCAGGGGATCCGCAAGGCCAACCGCCAGCTCCGAGGAGAGGTGAACGCGCTGAAGTCGTTGCTGGAGCGGCTCAAGtcggcggacgacgacgcgaaGGCGGACATCAtggcccgcctcgccgaagacgagcCACCCGAGGTCATTCTCCAACGCctcaaggacggcgagggagtATTACGGAAGCGGAAGCCAGGCAGCTCTCACGTTCACGACACTTTCGAGACCGAGCCGTCCAGGCGCGGcccaacgacaacgacgacgacgacgacgacgacgacaacactAAAACCAACAAGAGCAACAAGCATCGATGGCCTTGTCAAATTGGAGGAAGACAACGAGCCTCCGCTCCCGCCCGGGATCGTCCCGTGGCATATTGACAAGATGCActacctcctccaccgcGTCCAACGCATCGACATCAACGCGAACTCGACAGACTCGCAG TCTCACACTCATCGCCTGGACGGACAAGAGCCACGCTCGGAAACGGAAGAAGCAgacgaggagcagaagaACCCGCAACTCCTCCACGCCATCCTCGCAGCCGACCGCGAGGCCCAACGCCGGGCCAAgtcctcctcgaccgagTCCCTGccccccggcgccgtcgaggccttcGGCAACCTCCCGCTCTCCTCCGCCGTGCGGGCCAACTACTATCCCGCGGCGGTCCAGGCCCGgcagctcctcgccctgcaggccgaggagtACCGCCTGCCCTCCTTCATCGCCTCGGACGGGAGCCCGCTGTCCGGCCTGTTCTACAGCTACCGCGACGCTGCCATGGAGATGCTCTCGAACGGCGTGCCGGCGTCCCAGGTCCTAGGGCCCTCGGACCGCATCGACCTGGAGCTCTTCTTCCGCGACCGCGAGCCGCACGATGCCTACGACGTCCACTCGTGGTCCTGCGAGCTGCTGAAGAACATTGAGGGCTACGACATCTTTGTGAAGCTGGCGAGCGTCGCCCTCTACACGACGTACATGCGGGTaagatga